The window ATTTGAAAATGTGAGATCatgttaataaataaaacaatggTACCTGgttaataagaaaataagataCTTGTACACTATTTGTTTGTTAttgtcttttaactttttaacttatttgtttatatacaaaattttaaaacgttACTTTTTTAGATACAACTATACTTTAATGTACTTTCACTAAATAAAcacaaacttttattaaaatgttACATCCATAGACACTTATTAATTAACGAGCTTTTGATCTCATCgaaatcaatatatatagtAAGTGTTACCTATTTTGTGGAAAGATTTTTGGACAGTTGTTTAGGTAGAAGTCCTTGATATCCTTGGCGGCATACAAGGGTCGGTTCTTTTCATTTGGGCTAGCCAGCATGGCAGTCACAAGACCACCTGTGCTTGTTCCTGCAATCACATCAAAATAATCTGCAATTCTTGCATCTTCACCATCTAGCTTCTGCATCATATCCAAACAATTTATGAGTAAGTACTCAATATATGCTGAGTGATTACAATGatataaatgaatgaaaatggtgaatttttttaatatgaaagtGAAGAGAAAGCTGGTTATAGTTCTCATTAATATAAATCTGTAATGTGCCCTACAAAGTGCACTTTTAACAGCTGTGATTTCTCATGGAAACATATGAGGCTAAATTATATTCTACCTGAAGCTCAGATTCTAAAAAACTAAGGATAACTCCTGGAATAACTCCTCTTATTCCACCACCATCAATGCTGAGAACAGTTATTAGGTTTCCATAAGTAGGGGGCTGTATGGCTAAACTTGTTGCTTCCATGGAGAATTAACTAAGGTATACttaaagagagattttttgagAGCCTTTGGGAGATACTTTGAACCTTTAAGAGCCTTTGAATTAGGGTTCTGTGATCTTGATTTCAAATTGACATAAGTTTGGGACGTATTTATAGACTCATTTCAAGTTTCCACCATGCATGTCATGGATCATCACGCCCTAGAAAATGTCAATGGATAAACACGCTTCAATGTTGACCCAATTGTACCATCTTGGATATGATTGTACAAGTTGGACTACTATAGCCGGGTAGCCTAGTCGTGAACTATGTTAAcaattaatggaaaaaaaaattcatataaattcaaatgttaCCTAACTTGGAGATTGGCACAGAATTGGTCTCCCATCAGTTGGCCATGGACACTGTTAGAATTGTAGGTGAGACCAGAAGAATTGTAGGTATGACTGATTAGGTGAAACAACACAGACAAACGTGGGACTAGTTAGGCCTAACTGATGGTTTGGATGAGTTTGCTATACCCATAGTTAATCCCTATCAATTGGCGTAGTATATAATCTTTATTCTCAAGTTGCTGGCTAAATTCACGGAAAGGACATGTAAGCACCTCATTCAAGCAttagaaaaaaatcaaattatggTTAAACACGTTAATTTTAATTTCGCAAAAGGCGGCCCTCAAGAAACCAGTGCTAAATCATGGTCAAATCAGGCAACGAGACCTTGCAAGGCGATTCTTCATGTCGAATGCCAATTAATTAGAGaaatgctacgtctacaacatttttataacaaatcacaggtggttagttgttattggttcaaatttaaaactaacactaagattatttttgccctaataataacaaccagtaacaacttgccacttagaatttattgtaaaaatgttgtagacatatcatttctcaattaATTATTCACAAGAAATTATAGAGAATTCAACAAAGGTACTGGAATCATAGTTGCACGTAACCTCAAGTACATGGTAAACAATTAGAAAAGAAGTTAATCATGATTTGATTAACTTCAGGCCTTATGCTACACTGAGGaaatataagttaaaaaaaaagagagagagaagttcaTCACGTTTTTCAGGCCTTATGAATTTCACTTTAAAATAAGATGAAATGGTCTATTTTGTGGATTTCTGACTGCAAAGTCAATAAGTTAACTAAACATTAATCATTTTAGTTACTCTATCCGAACGGTAAAATTCTGGTTGTTTCTCTCCGTTGTACATGGGTTATAGCATATACTCTAGGTAGGTGAAACTAGTGTAAATTAGTAAAAACCACATCTGTGAAAGAGCTTGTTTATATTGCAGTGACAAAAAAACAATACCAAGTGGAACAAAAATGACatcaaaacctttaaaaaaaaacaaaaagacaggCATCAATATGTGCATATGCATATTGCGAACAATTTAACTGGTTCTTAAGCCAAACACTACTTTTTCTAAAGTTACAGAATTTAAAGAAATGACTCAGCAACAGCGCACAGTATAGAAAAAATAGCACGAGAAAAAGTCAAACCAGAAAACAATAGCATCAGTATGAGCATATTTATGATTCACATTACTTGTCAAGGCAGCAAAGTATGAGTAATAGCACAACAACAAAAGCATGCCACATTTAGAGAAGACTCATCAGCATTCTCCAACAATTAATTTATGAATGGGAAAAcgaaattgaatttcaattcatGAACTTGCGTCCTtcgtatatataacattttaaagCCCGTACtacataaaattttagtaatttattcGGTCAATCATTAATCCTTCTTACTTTCTATGTTGCGCGTGCAATTATGGCCACAATATATGTTTCAAAGGGTAAGAAAGTATCAAAATCCTCTTCTTTTGGGTTGTCAGTTCCAAACATGCTTGAGAATATAATATACTTTGTTAGAAGTTATTCCAAAgagataaatataaatataaatatatatatatatatatatatataactgagcCATAAAAACCTTGGCCCATGAAATGGTGAGGCTCCATTTATCATGCATACACTTCATATGAATGATTCTTCTTGGTTTCagatattaatttttcattggtTCAAACacgtgtgtttgtgtgtgtatatatataggtataacCAGGAATTCTATTAGTGAAAATTAAAACGGATTTTTCTCATAATGGTCATACTAACAACAGATGAACCTCGGGTTGCTATCATGGTAAGCCATACAAGTTTAAACCATTAGATAATCCACTGAACCATGCAAATAGCCAATAATGTAACTTGCAGCACGAGCAGCAGAAGTAGTTTCTGTTGAGTTAAAACATGTTTTTCTTGGTTATGGAATATTTGGCTGCACCTAAGAGCTTTTCAAAGCACTATATAGATGCTGTAGACGAAAAACAagggacaaaagaaaattaggaGGCTGACTGGATTTTATGGGCACCTTGAACCATCAAAGAGGAAATAATCAtgtgaaaaatttacaattaaacCTATTCTATTAGATTAAGTTTCATTCGAGTATTTGTTTTATTCAAGGTCCATTAAGTTGTGCTCTGTCTTCCCTCACTACTCACTAGTCAGTTGTTCGTAAGGCTAATTCTGGCCTATATGTATTGCAGCTCATGAGGTCTATTTGTCcaacttaataaaatttgtataagTCTGAATTCTATGGTAAATTTCCGCGTTTATTGGACTATAAGTCTGAATAAATTCTATGGTAAATTTCCACCTTCAACACCACGTTTGTTACATATAGTGCATATGTTTGATACATATGATATACCAAACCCTAATACCAACAttactccgatgagtaccaaattttggggatcaccataattattcatgtttatcatgttttgatcattggttatgtgttttatacacttttcTCATTGAGTGCTTgctcatgcattggtcatgcatatcacatgcacactagaTACATCTTTGCTGCACACACTTGATCACTTCATATGTTTTTACATTCACTCATGCTAGTTAAATCTTTTTATACCTTTTAGCAAATATAACATGTTCTTGTATTTTTGTCATGCTTGGGACTATATCTTGTTCTTTCAtccttagcatgtcatgttctttatgctttgtagcattttctgtttttgtctttcgcttgagcttcattttctcattcatcttgcatcCTTCATGCATCATCTTTTATCCTTgttcatatcttcttttctttccatcattcctcttgattcatttgtctattcatgacaaaaagggggagagtatcgtcatttctatatgactcgtGTGCACACTCTTAGGGGGAGAAACTCTACCTTATGCATACTCGTAGGGGGAGAAagccataggggagatgcatataccaagggggagaagacattttttatgaaaaaacctTATTTTGTCTTGTTCTACCTTATGCTTGTTTTCTCgttgctttatggtgctttgagtttcATTTAGTATCTATGATTTGTTGCTCTCATCGCATCGTGCttatgtgttggacatgcatacatccttatgctattgtgtcTTATTggttgcatgttcggatgatcttttgctttgctatatgatcattgtagtcatttccatatgactgttttggtgtatgatcaagttccTCACATGTTTCATATAATGTTTACTTTatcacaatttacttgttatattttacttgtccttttatcacATGATTTACCTTAAGgatctaatgtgttttgtgcaagtatTTCAGGTTAtaggtatatatgttccaagtgcttcacagcttctagatttaggtgtgagtgagttttgccattattCCCAAACTCCTGTTTAAATCTAGAGTCTGTTATAgagtgttttgtcacggaatagccaaagggagagattgtaaagttgtgatttataacTATGTCTTATATTGGCTTTATTCTATGACAGAAAGTGTTGTAattactttaattttgttccttttattttgtgggattttattgtattgggtttagtattaagttggtgaagactcaagcctAAATGAAGATCAGTGCATTTTGCGACTAGCTTACAAAAAGTTTGTGAGAAGGGTTCCCGTGAAAAGGGCATGTGAaaagcacatgactagaagaTAAAGAGTCATGTCAAACTGTCAATTTCGTGAGTATTTCacaggtaaggccttcctgtGAGATACCCGTGAGACTCTCTGCCTAGAAGATTTTTAAGtctgactttcttacccttcactcatactatatataccctcattatccATAAATGTAAAAGAGGTCATTTAGAgaaaaaaaccctagataggttttctacaacacacacactcattttttagagaaagagttactcatccttagtgagaaatcattgtagccttTTCTCCTTTCCTCTTCCATTGTCATAatttgagaggagatttgtatccaaacacaacccacacctattcagagtgtagagagtgttttggagcttgagAAGTTTTGGggaattgccaaaagaagccgatgaggcttggcagatgcaatcgggcgtattgcgggatccggaaagctagacaagacattgttccgagaagccttgttggagtaggagcttggagggcttaggtacattgggtagattaggcttggagggtctcttgctattcatgtatcccaacttattgtctagtggatcaatttaccgcttggaaggcggcggagaggtttttcgccgagttcttcggtttccccatcgataacacatcggcatgttatcttgtgtttacatctctcttccctcactcttgtgctttacttttattgtttgttgttcatgtttatgcactagagtagtatcAATTGTttgcgcttcatttactcttatttccgcacttagataagttagagtaaaagcaatatagccgtaatttttaattgggatctaaacagctcttgtgcttttaacacattttcgagctttcaatttaATTTCGCACttggtataaattttttttaggtggtGGTATGGTATAATTATATTAGTAGGATTTGGATTTATATCTCGatcaataattaatttcaaatgcAACTATAATGGAATTGTGAGATCTGATGTAGAAGTTTGAAAAGTAGAGAGGTAAAAGGTTGAAAGGTTAAGATAAATATTTTGATCTAAAgactaaaattaaaagttatttttaattttcaatctcaTCTATTGATTTACTAGCATCAAATCTAGATCTGTAAGAAGTATGGGTTGAAGTGATAGTCCATTAATATTTTATGGTGTTTCAGAAAACCTTTGAATGGATGCATGCATGTAAAACTTCGATGAGAATAGgaatttatatttgttattctAGTTGCACTCATTTAATTGATCTTTGGTTCACTCTTTTAATTGATCTTTGTTCCAGTGaaatatttagttttaattGAGAAACATTCATTGAGCTATTTAATTTAACATGTTGGGACAATAACTTGTGTTTCATTGATGTTCTAGTGAgatatttaatttcatttaacGTGTTGAACTTTCCATTAAGCTTATAATAACAACGATGAAAAATTAATGCTGGATTGATTTAACTTATATTTATTCTACTCGAAGCTCAGATTCTAGGAAATAAAGGATAGTTCTTAGGATAATCCTTCTATTTCCATCTCCATCAATACTGGGAATGGTGATTAGGTTTCCTTGAGTTGGAGGATGTAGGGATACACTTGTTGCTTCCTTGAGAGAGTGAAGtgtaggtatatatatattctctgtatgtgtgtatgtgtgttttagagagagaaagagagagttttagaGCCTTTTGTTGTAAAATACAACAGATCGGAATGTATTGATCTGGAAGAAAAATCAGTCTCAGTCGTTCTCAGTGAAATCAGCCTATCAGGTTGCTATTAGGATGAAGGAGCCGACACAAATTGAGCATTCCACAACAACCACTGAGAGGCCTATATGGAGGAAGCTCTGGAAATTGAATGTGCCTCCAAAAGTCCAGATGTTCCTTTGGAGTGCTTGCTTAAACATTCTGCCAACCAGGGAAAATTTAAATAGGCGAAGAGTGCAGGTGGATCCTCACTGTGAAATCTGTTGCCAACAACCCGATTCAGTTGGACATTTACTATGGGAGTGTCCACTGGCACCTATGAAGCACGGatgcgtttcgggactcgggtgcaggtgcgggtgcgggactcggcaatttttgaaaaaggtgggtgcgggtgcggcaggactcggcgattaaaaaattattaaaaatatttttataatatatgtttaatatattgctaagcataattttactttttcacattatataaacaaataccaaatttaagagcaatagtagataacaactaaaacatgatgttcataaattaaatataatccacaagattgaaactaaaacattccatgatgtttggaaattagaatacaactcataagtttgaaactaaaacaaaataaaagataatcaacaagacaatcaaatacaaatatCATCATCCTCAAAATCAATAGCTTCACTTCGAACTTCACTTTCACTAGTAGTAGCACTAGTGTTAACATTCCCAATAACTATAGCCTCCAACTCTATCTCATCAAGTGTAAGAGCTGCATTCTCAAGAATTCCAGCTCCTCCATGCATGTCGCTCTCATTCCAAGAGTCTCCTGCAATATCCCACATCTTTGTTGCAGTATGTATGTACTCTTCATTGCGCCTTGACAAGAGTCGAAGATTAGAATGCACATATACCAAATCCTCAGCGCGTGCAGgagccattttgtttctttttaaggaatgaatgaatttgtacGTGCTCCAATTTCTCTCAGCACATGAGGATGAGCAAGGTTGTCCAAGAAATTTAAGGGCAAGGGTTTGAAGAGTTGGAAATGCGGAGCCATGGTATTGCCACCAAACCAAAGGTAGTAAGGTCCACCTATCCGTCAAGACACTTGGTGAAGGAAACCTCCCTCCTGAAAATTTAGCAAACTCATACTTCACCACCGTTAAGTCATTCTCATCTTCAAAGTATCGCTCCAAACACTTGCTTCTTTCCATAGAAATTTCATGATCCCGATGTGGAGGGATGCGTTTTGGATTCTCCGAAATCCATTCAATGGAGTAATACCtagttaaagattaaaaaacaaatatagatcAAGTGTGTGTTTTACTAAAAGGGTGAACTAaggaaaatagataataaatgtACTTACTTAGGATTTAAGGAATGAGCCAAGCAATGTAGTGGTGTAGAATTTTTAGTCCACCGATCAATGAGTATATCATACACCACACTCCAAAATGAGTTATATTGATCATCTTCCAAGCCTTCATGCCGATATATCACTGCTTTCACCTTCTCTatcatggaatcccacatctcATACACAAGATGAAGACAAAGCTTATCTGTGTCGGCTATTCGTAGCATATCATAAATGGGTGCCGTGAATTCAAGGATATAATCAATATTATCCCACCAAAGATCACTTAGAATCATATCTTTCACCTTTTGAGCTTTTCCAACGTCATCCTCCCTATAAGAAGCCCATTGGTCACTAATAGCCATGGCTTgaaggcatctttttatcaacttcaacCTTTTCAACGTTACAACCACCGAAGCAAATCTAGTATCAGCAACTTGGAGCAATTTTAATGgacaaaattcattaaacattgCCAACCTCATAGAATGATTCATGATAAAAACACGTATGAAGGATGCATCATCAGCAACACGTGTAATCCAACTACATTCCTCATATGTAACTTCATTCTTTTCAGTGTTTTTTGCTGcacaaatattcttcaaagcTAGATTGAGAGTGTGGACAACACAAggtgtccaaaatattttaggatacTCACCCTCAATAAGAGCTCCAGCAGCCTtcatcacatttgcattatCAGTGATAACTTGGACAACTTTTTCATGTCCAATATCTTTTATAGCATCCTTCAACACCCCAGCAATGTAATGCTTATCTTTGAACTCACCTGACCCATCAATTGCCTTTATAAACACTGGACCCCCATCTAATACAGCCATAATGTTAATAAGAGGCCTCCTTTGTGGATCTGACCATCCATCAGAAACTATACTTACACCATTTTCAAGCCAAGAGTCCTTAATTGGTTTCAAGAGTCTTTCAACATGAGCTCTTTCCTTTTGCAAAAGTGTTGTTCTCAAAGCATTGTATCCAGGAGGAAGATAACCCGGAATGCTATGAGTAGCAGCAAATGCATAGGAACTACGATAATGTGGGTTCCTTGCAAAGTTAAATGGAAGCCCACCGGTGTAAAACATCCTAGCAATTCTACTATCTAAATCATGTCTAGCATTATTCTGAAATGCTTTCTCCAAAGTAGTATTCATAGTCACCTTCCTCCTCTTAGCATCAACCGGATTTGTACTATGACTACTATCACTCCCTTCTTGTCTCCGAAATGGGGAAATAGGTATCCCACGGCCTGGGGGAGGTGGGGGTAAGGGAATTTGACTTCTCTGTTCTTGCTCTAACTTATTAGCCTCAACTTGATCATGCATTCGCTGCATTTCCAACCTATGGCTCTTTGACACATTACGGCATGCTCTAATACCTTTTTCTACTTTAGTCACATACTGCCAAAGAGGAGATTCAGCATTTGACACTTCTTGTGAACTTTTTGTGCTATTAACTTCGTCCATTGTAAATTCAATAGATTCAatttaacctacaaataataactaataactaaataaattaatgacaAATCAAACCAAGTTCACAGCAACAAAACACAGCAGCCAGATTCACagcaaaaaaatacaaaaccacaGAACCAAAAAAACCCTTTAACTCCCACAAAtaacctacaaataataactattaacacaataaattaatgataaatCAAACCAAGTTCATggtaaaaaaaacacaacaaccaGAACACAGCAACTAGGTTCACAGTAAACAAACACAGAACCCTTTAACTCCCACAaaccacaaatcacaaatcacatgTTAACAAAACCCTTTAACTCCCACaagaaataattgaaaaaacaagtaaaaaaacaCAGCAAGCAGTCAAGGACATAAATTTTCAGATTCAGAGAGAAATTgtaaagaacaaagaataaaaattcaagaaaagagcAGAGAGAGCACACCTGAAGGTTGAAGCAGTGTAGTGTGCACACAACACTCACAGAAAGCTCAAAACGCAGAGAATAGAGATGAGGGACGGAGCACAGTGACAGCACACAGAGAAGGGAGATGAGGGGCGGAGTGAGAGAGGGCCTTTGGGAGCTTTGGACGAAGTGCGAGGGTTTGAGGGGGTCTGGGTACTTAGGTTTAGTCATACGATGcgttttgcaccttttttttttttttttttttgaatttcggccTGACTCGGCCGTTTCGGCCGATACAGGCCGATACGGCCCGATTTCGGCCGCGTCGGCGCCGATTTCGGCTGCATCGGCGCCGATTTGAGCCGCATCGGCCCGATTCGGGAACTGCCACGTGGCGGGACGCGGCACGACGCGGCACGAACGCGCAGTCTGCGGCGTCCCTCCCGCCGCGTTGGACGCGGGTGCGCGGGCCTGggagccgcgtccgtgcatcccagACTGGCACAAAATGTGTGGGCACTCTGTCGTGGTGGACTCCAAAAATGCCAAAACAACCTCTGTGATTTATTCCTCCTATTTCAGACCTTGCTTgacaaattatcaaaaactGACTTGGAAAGGTGGGCAGTGACATCGTGGGTAATTTGGAATACACAGAATAAGTTCTACTTTAAAAAGGCCCAATCTCATTCAAAAGATATTTTGAATGGGGCTATCGGTTACCTGCAAGAATATTAGAAGCTGTTGAAGGCACAACAAAACACCTGAATTCAGCCAATCCCaggtttttttaaataaataaataaataaattctactTGACTGGGTTTTTCTGTTTTCTGATGTTGGTAGTCTTTCCCTTGTTTTGGTTGTGGCTGAACAGGGTATACTTGTAAattgtttggttattttcaaTAAAGTTCTACctcttatctcaaaaaaaaaaaaaaaaaaaaaaaaaaagggagtaaGGTGGTGTTTGGATTGGACACCCCATTTTCCATCACTCAATCTCAGTCTTCTTAACTCATATCTCAAAACTAGTGGGCCCTACGCATCACAACTCTGTTTGGCTCAATTTCTTTCACTCAATTCCTTAACTCAATTCTTAGTTTTTTGAGTTCATAATCTAGAAACTGAGTTAAGTGAAAATGTTGTTTTCAAAACACCAAAACTGAGTTTCAGTTGCAAGCTCGTAAATACTCACAAACCTGTGGGGCCCACGGCAGAGTCTTGTCCCATCAGATTAACCATTCTCACATGCTCTCCAACAGTCACATACCTTTACTCTCTCATCACTCTCAACCCTCTTCCCTCTCTCATCACTCTCATCAGCTCACCTCTCAAAGAACATACTCTTTTCTCCTCTCCCAAACCCATGGCGCATCCTCATGGCTGACCAAGCTCAGACGTCTTCCTGACCTTTGAAGCTCCAGCGTTGGCCTCTGAACTTAACCAACTCCGCTGCTCCAAGCTCTGCCGCGCCAAGACCTCAAGCATGACCCTTTTCTCATCTAGAGCCTCAAGACCAACCCGTTTCTGTCAAAAGGTACCCACAATCCTTCCCCCTTCAGCTTCTCTTCTCCATTTCCttaatgttttgtttattttcttctccattttgaATGATCTATGATGTGAATGTTTGGCCGGATCCGTGGGTATtgctttttttgggggggggggggggggttgtttaGAACTCCCTCTTCTCGGTTTCCTTTACCTTTTGtgaattttgttttgggatTTGAATGTTATCTGCTGTGAAGTTTGGTCGGATTCGCGGGTATTGCTGGAATGGGGTTTACAATTCCCTCATTTGTTgtataaaaatgttaaaatatagTCCGTGGGATGGTAGactatttaacaaaattatttgattcatgtttaacaaaatacttttcaCATGCTTAACAACATGATTTCTACATGTTTAACAACATTATTTCCTTGCTACTACTTAGATCCGTGGGATGCTAGTTACTTcaaatttttggcattttaccattttttgagTTTCGTGGTTCTGTATACAGTATTTAATAAtgttgtgtgctttttagataATTGCTTGTGATGGTTGGTGAGAGTTGCATTATACTAAATATTGTTCcctgtgggttttttttttttttttttttttttttttttttttttttttttttttttttttttttttttcagatgcTATATGggctgattttttattttttggatgctgtgttttttttttttatttgttcttccTCTGCACTTACTGAAATTTGGGGGTACAAAGCATAATTTgcatgtaaagttgtgatttacagctatgttttatgttggctttattccatgacaaaaagtgttgtaattgctctaatttttttcctggtattttgtgggattttattgtattgggtttagtattaagttggtgaagactcaagcttaaatgaagaatcagtggatttcaCGAGAAGCTCGCGAGAAGCTAAGCTGCGAAAGAgcatgtgaggagcacatgactggaagctgaagagttgTGCCAGGCTGTTGTTTTCGCGAGTATCTTGCGGGTAAGGCCTTTCGCGAGACAatcgcgaaacattctgcctagaggatttttatgtgtgaattcctTACCCtccacccatactatatataccatcattacccacaaatgtaaaagaggccattcagagagaaaaaccttagataggttttctacgacacacacacccatctttttgagAAAGAGCTACTAATCCTTAGTGAGAATtaattgtagcctcttctccttccctctcccattatcataccttgagaggagatttgtacccaaacacaatccacaccttttcagagtgtagtGAGCGTTTTTGGTGTTGTTGGGAAGCATTGCAAGATGCCAAGGTTGGCgaatgcaacatggagcttgttacGGGATCCGGAGagttagacaagacacggttccgagaagccttgttggagtaggagcttggagggcttaggtacagtaggtagattaggcttggagggttttttacttacccatgtatcccaactaattgtctagtggatcgattttcgcttggagggcgacggagaggtttgtcgccgagttcttcggtttcctcttcgataacacatctcggtgttatctgtgtttgcatctttcttccctactcttgttcatttcattttactgctgtgttgctttaaatatggattagagtagctcttGTGTTTGTATGCTTGTGTTTACACTATTCctcacttagtatt of the Quercus robur chromosome 10, dhQueRobu3.1, whole genome shotgun sequence genome contains:
- the LOC126703973 gene encoding uncharacterized protein LOC126703973, whose amino-acid sequence is MDEVNSTKSSQEVSNAESPLWQYVTKVEKGIRACRNVSKSHRLEMQRMHDQVEANKLEQEQRSQIPLPPPPPGRGIPISPFRRQEGSDSSHSTNPVDAKRRKVTMNTTLEKAFQNNARHDLDSRIARMFYTGGLPFNFARNPHYRSSYAFAATHSIPGYLPPGYNALRTTLLQKERAHVERLLKPIKDSWLENGVSIVSDGWSDPQRRPLINIMAVLDGGPVFIKAIDGSGEFKDKHYIAGVLKDAIKDIGHEKVVQVITDNANVMKAAGALIEGEYPKIFWTPCVVHTLNLALKNICAAKNTEKNEVTYEECSWITRVADDASFIRVFIMNHSMRLAMFNEFCPLKLLQVADTRFASVVVTLKRLKLIKRCLQAMAISDQWASYREDDVGKAQKVKDMILSDLWWDNIDYILEFTAPIYDMLRIADTDKLCLHLVYEMWDSMIEKVKAVIYRHEGLEDDQYNSFWSVVYDILIDRWTKNSTPLHCLAHSLNPKYYSIEWISENPKRIPPHRDHEISMERSKCLERYFEDENDLTVVKYEFAKFSGGRFPSPSVLTDRWTLLPLVWWQYHGSAFPTLQTLALKFLGQPCSSSCAERNWSTYKFIHSLKRNKMAPARAEDLVYVHSNLRLLSRRNEEYIHTATKMWDIAGDSWNESDMHGGAGILENAALTLDEIELEAIVIGNVNTSATTSESEVRSEAIDFEDDDICI